In the genome of Helicobacter ibis, the window ACAAACTGTACATAGCCAAATGGAACTCTTTTAGCTAATCTTCTATCCCTATCTTTAATAGTATCATTTGGTTCTATCTCTCTTAATTTCCAATTTTGATCAATGAGTCTTTGTGAAGTCTCTCTAAAAGGACTTAGACTAATGCCTGTTTCAAGTGAGCGGATTGTAAAAATTTGTGTAAAATCGCTTAACTCACCTGGATCATCTGCTAAAAGTGGATTAAAACTTAAAGTTACTAAAAATGAAGCAAATAAAATTTTTAGTTTTTTCATAGTACCTCCTTTAGAATCTTCTAAAATTTACTGGAAAATGATCAGAAGCCAAATGCGTCCTAAGCCCAGCTAAAATTAATATTGCAGCAAGCGGTGGGGCTACATATGTGCCTCTCGAGCTTCCAGTGATTGCATAATCAAGCACCCTACCACTTGCTTGAGTGGCACTACTTTGTGCGACGATTGTAATTCTACTAGCAAGTTCTGGGTCGATTAGATTTGTAATCATATTTGGCTCTCTATTAAAGTCTCCTGCTATAATCCAGTTCCTTACATTTGCTTGATTTCTCATCTGCATATCCACTGCTGTAATAAGTGCTCCCGCGTCATTTCCACCACGAGCAAGTGCATGGACATTAAAAAATGCACTATCTCCTATACGGATTCCCAAAATAGGTCTTGAAGCCACTGTGGGTGGTGGGATAACAAACACCTCATCAGCTCTTTGTCTACTCACAATGGCAACATTTACGCGATTTGCACCAACATCAATGCGTGAATAATAAATCCACACAGATTTAGGGCGTGAGGCTGTGCCTAGATTCCATTCATATTCATGGGTTGGGATTCCAACACCTACTGGTTGTACCACGCGTTCCGTCATTATCGCACTTTGTGGCAAAACCCCAGCTTCTTGCACCATTAATACATCAAGCGGAGAATCGCCCGTGATTAATTGCCTTACACTCACATTCCACTTGCTCTCTGTTGCTGCTGAAGATCCTTGTAGATTCCAAGTGCCTGTATTAAAGTCCTCTAGCCCAGCATAAACAAAGCTAAAAAATATAACAAAAGATAAAATAACTTTTCTCATTCTATCCTCCTAGTTATCAATAATAATGGCTTTAGCGCCAAAAGTTGGAGCAACTAGATACCATTGTTGATCTAAATTGCTAACACCAGGCTTTACGCAAGTGGTGGTAAAAATCTCAAAGACTTTGAAAAAATCTCCTAAAGGGTTGCCAATAGGAGATTGCAAACATTGTCCGTTTGCTAGATTTTTAATTTGTATAGATTGATTATTCATAGGCTTTAACTCCCAAAACTGGCTTTGATTGCTAGGATCACATGGATAATGCACCACACCATTTCTATAAGCAGTGAGACAATTTCCAGTGCGAACATTTTTAAACATTACAAAATTTTTAGGATATTCAATTACACGCCAAATTCTCGCATTCCCAAAGGGTTTGCTATTAATATGCGTATAACCCCAAATCCAATTCCCAGAAGCTAATGCCCACACGGTTAATATCTCTCCTCCTGCACCCATAATACCTACATACTCGCTTTCTATACCATTATTTTCAAATACTTTCATGGTGTTTAATCTGCCATCACTTCCAAGCAATGGTTGCGGTCCATTTACTGCACCTTTTGCATTTGGGTTTTGGGTAATTTTTGGTGGATTAAGTGGAGTTTGCGGAACAATATTTTTTCCACTAATTAAATATGGATTTTTTAGAGTATTGCCAGGTTCTAATTTCATAGGAGGTGTTGGATTTGACCCTAGCTTTAGCGGATCGGAATCATTCCATGCACCAAATGAACGCCCAAGTGGATTGATTTTAGCTGCCTCTATTCTGTTTGTTTCGGGCTACTTTTTGGAGCAACCAACCGTAAAAATGGTTAGAATACAAATTATTAATAAGTTTATTCTCATTTCATCTCCTTTGTTTGATAATACCAAAAAAATGAAATATTTGGTTAATTATTCAACAGTTACGCTTTTTGCTAGATTCCTTGGCATATCTACATCATTTCCTAGTCTTATAGCTATTTCTAGTGCAAATATCTGCAATGCAATCATCATCGAGAAAAATTCTTCCATATAATGCGATGAATCACAAACCTCAATCCAATCATCACAGCCTTCATAGTATTCAGAACTTAAAGCACATATCATAGCATCTCTAGCACTTAACTCTTCTACATTGCTTTTAATTTTGTCATACATTAGATTCTTTGGCATTAATGCAACACAAAATAATCCACTATCAGCTAAAGCTATTGGTCCATGCTTCATTTCCCCACTAGGATAACCTTCTGCATGAAGATAGCTTATTTCTTTTAGTTTTAATGCTCCTTCTAATGCTAAAGGATAGAAAATGTCCCTGCCTATAAAGAAAAATCCATGTCCATGTAAATAACGCCTAGAAAGTCTTTTTATCTTTTCGTGCATTTTTTTATTTACTTCTGTTAATTTAATTGCATTTAGCATTATTTGCACTTGCCCTTTTACTTCTGCAAAAGAAAATCTCTTTTGTGCCAAATAACATGATAATATCCATAAAACCATAACTTGTGTAGCAAATGCTTTTGTGCTCGCTACTCCTTTTTCAATTCCTGCACGAGTTAATAGGCTTGCATCACTCTCTCTTACTATACTGCTATTATCGACATTGCAAATGCTAATAGTTTTTAGTTTAGCTTTTTTAGCTAACTTGACTGCCTCTAATGTATCTGCAGTTTCTCCACTTTGTGATATGCTAATAAAAAGTTCATTTTCATCTAGTATCGGCTCTTTGTAGCGAAACTCACTTGCTATTTCAACTTTGGTGCTAATCTTTGCAATTCTTTCTAGCATGTAGCTACCAGCTAGAGCTGCATGATAGCTGGTTCCACAAGCACATAGTCTAATTGATTTTATATTGCTTAAGTCTATGTTGCTTAATTCTTCTAGAAAAAATCCATCATCTCCAACTCTTCCCATCATTGTCTCAAGTAATACTTTGTGTTGCTCGTATATTTCTTTCTCCATAAAGAATGTGAATCCATCTTTTTGAGAAGATAGTTTATCTCCGCTTAATTCTTTTATATCTCCTAATTTTGCAAATCCATCTAAATCCATTACACCAAAATCACCATCTTTAAGATAGCATACTTCGGTTGCTAGTCCTATTAGAGGTGTATCAGATGATGAAAAATAGATTCCATCTTGCCCTTTTCCTATTATTAATGGCGATCCATTTTTGGCGTAAAATATTTCATTTGGAGCTTTTTGTGTAATTAATAATATTGCATAAGCACCTTTTAGTTCGTTTATGGTTTTTGTAAATGCCTCTAGTGGAGTTATAGAAGATTCAAGCATAGATTCAAATAAATGCACTATTACTTCGGTATCTGTTTGGGATATAAAATTATATCCTTTTTTAATTAGCATATCTTTTATGCTTTGATAATTTTCTATTATTCCATTATGTACTACATTACTAAACTTACCAAAGTGTGGGTGTGCATTTGTTTCTGTTGGCTTACCATGTGTAGCCCATCTTGTATGTCCTATGCCAACACCAAAACCGCTAGAACTAAAGCTTTCGCATTTCCTTTCTAAATTAATTATTTTACCGACTGCTTTAAAAATATTTAAATTACCTTCTGCCAACACAGAGATCCCAGCAGAATCATATCCTCTATATTCTAATTCTCTCAGTCCATTTATTAAAATTGATTTTTTCTCATTATTTCCTATGTAGCCCACAATTCCACACATTTGATACTCCAAATTTTTTCTTTATTATTGCATAAAACTAGCCAAAAGCATAATCACAATTATAGACAAATATTATGCTAGAATATGCATATTTCAGAATTGAGTGAAAATATGCGTTACATTGTGTTTTTGTGCTTGATTGCATGTGGTTTAGTTGCAGATATTAGCAAGTTTGATAATAGTAAGTATGAGTATTTAGAGTTTGAGGAAAATGAAAGGGCTAAATTTCTAATTCTTGATGAAAGTATGAATATTCAAAATGTTATTTCTGTTCATAAATCTCAAGGCAATAGAGTTGTGGTTGATTTACCTGATGATGATAGGCATTTTGTTATTGTTTTGCAAAATCCAAAGTTAAAAACTAAAAATGAGCCAAGTTTGGTAGATAGCATAAAAAGCACACAAAAAGAACAAAAATTTAGTGCTTATGAGGGAATGTATGAAAGAAATAAATTCATGGGTGGAATCTTAGGATTTGAACCTTATAAATTCAACTACTTGCTTCCTGTAAATTACTCAATAAATAGAGAACAAACACACAATAAAGGCGAGGAAGCAAAATTTCAAATAAGTGTGAAGAAATTATTGTTTAGTGACTTATTGGCT includes:
- a CDS encoding cytolethal distending toxin subunit B family protein: MRKVILSFVIFFSFVYAGLEDFNTGTWNLQGSSAATESKWNVSVRQLITGDSPLDVLMVQEAGVLPQSAIMTERVVQPVGVGIPTHEYEWNLGTASRPKSVWIYYSRIDVGANRVNVAIVSRQRADEVFVIPPPTVASRPILGIRIGDSAFFNVHALARGGNDAGALITAVDMQMRNQANVRNWIIAGDFNREPNMITNLIDPELASRITIVAQSSATQASGRVLDYAITGSSRGTYVAPPLAAILILAGLRTHLASDHFPVNFRRF
- a CDS encoding RICIN domain-containing protein, with the protein product MKLEPGNTLKNPYLISGKNIVPQTPLNPPKITQNPNAKGAVNGPQPLLGSDGRLNTMKVFENNGIESEYVGIMGAGGEILTVWALASGNWIWGYTHINSKPFGNARIWRVIEYPKNFVMFKNVRTGNCLTAYRNGVVHYPCDPSNQSQFWELKPMNNQSIQIKNLANGQCLQSPIGNPLGDFFKVFEIFTTTCVKPGVSNLDQQWYLVAPTFGAKAIIIDN
- the glmS gene encoding glutamine--fructose-6-phosphate transaminase (isomerizing), with protein sequence MCGIVGYIGNNEKKSILINGLRELEYRGYDSAGISVLAEGNLNIFKAVGKIINLERKCESFSSSGFGVGIGHTRWATHGKPTETNAHPHFGKFSNVVHNGIIENYQSIKDMLIKKGYNFISQTDTEVIVHLFESMLESSITPLEAFTKTINELKGAYAILLITQKAPNEIFYAKNGSPLIIGKGQDGIYFSSSDTPLIGLATEVCYLKDGDFGVMDLDGFAKLGDIKELSGDKLSSQKDGFTFFMEKEIYEQHKVLLETMMGRVGDDGFFLEELSNIDLSNIKSIRLCACGTSYHAALAGSYMLERIAKISTKVEIASEFRYKEPILDENELFISISQSGETADTLEAVKLAKKAKLKTISICNVDNSSIVRESDASLLTRAGIEKGVASTKAFATQVMVLWILSCYLAQKRFSFAEVKGQVQIMLNAIKLTEVNKKMHEKIKRLSRRYLHGHGFFFIGRDIFYPLALEGALKLKEISYLHAEGYPSGEMKHGPIALADSGLFCVALMPKNLMYDKIKSNVEELSARDAMICALSSEYYEGCDDWIEVCDSSHYMEEFFSMMIALQIFALEIAIRLGNDVDMPRNLAKSVTVE